A window of the Bordetella genomosp. 10 genome harbors these coding sequences:
- a CDS encoding flagellar brake protein, with protein sequence MSLKESDPDFLLTRPEEIRSALFELTHPECQILVRDAADREMAVLVLGTDKQTRHFFWRPRDYAGADFDKSDMHGLRVGSVLQFHANGYGGVQIHFRVPRPDVVRFDDGSAALVSPYPERLSRIQRRKMFRASIAGNGMRCGGHWRPAPGAKPVVFTLRDISVDGVGLRINRAVADLPQRGSRMEDVYLDFGDFGNITTDIEVRTLIPLAGQPLQAGADAAKQPAAEGAAPPDDAPAAAPAPAARAKGEDPLTHVGAAFLTLDGRQETWLQQVVWRLEKARTAG encoded by the coding sequence ATGAGCCTCAAAGAGTCCGATCCCGATTTTCTGCTGACGCGGCCCGAGGAAATCCGTTCCGCGCTGTTCGAGCTGACCCATCCGGAATGCCAGATCCTCGTGCGCGACGCCGCTGACCGGGAAATGGCGGTCCTGGTGCTGGGGACCGACAAGCAGACCCGTCATTTCTTCTGGCGCCCGCGCGATTACGCCGGCGCCGATTTCGACAAGAGCGACATGCACGGCCTGCGCGTGGGGTCCGTGCTGCAATTCCATGCGAACGGCTACGGCGGCGTGCAGATCCATTTCCGCGTGCCCCGTCCCGACGTGGTCCGCTTCGACGACGGCAGCGCCGCCCTGGTCTCGCCCTACCCGGAACGCCTGTCCCGCATCCAGCGGCGCAAGATGTTCCGCGCGTCGATCGCCGGCAACGGCATGCGCTGCGGCGGCCACTGGCGCCCGGCGCCCGGCGCCAAGCCGGTGGTCTTCACCCTGCGCGATATTTCCGTCGACGGCGTGGGCCTGCGCATCAACCGCGCCGTCGCGGACCTGCCGCAACGCGGGTCCCGGATGGAAGACGTCTACCTGGATTTCGGCGATTTCGGCAACATCACCACCGATATCGAGGTGCGCACGCTGATCCCGCTGGCGGGCCAGCCGCTGCAGGCCGGCGCGGACGCCGCCAAGCAGCCGGCGGCCGAAGGCGCCGCGCCGCCCGACGACGCGCCGGCAGCGGCGCCCGCCCCGGCCGCGCGCGCCAAGGGCGAGGATCCGCTCACCCACGTCGGCGCGGCCTTCCTGACGCTGGACGGCCGCCAGGAGACGTGGCTGCAGCAGGTGGTCTGGCGCCTGGAGAAAGCCCGCACGGCGGGCTGA